The following proteins are co-located in the Macadamia integrifolia cultivar HAES 741 chromosome 3, SCU_Mint_v3, whole genome shotgun sequence genome:
- the LOC122073001 gene encoding RING-H2 finger protein ATL18 — MICLGLSPSGLNVAAIIIYTCILIPVRQLKESLKSLFGLLPTSCTNPPITLQEPFYVDLNCLELDDMNHLDYHHQTDDLPLPMMRFRELAEVEEGDEEESCSEVCSVCLVEFQKEDQVTKLSRCGHVFHLCCIKSWVDRNRFTCPLCRSFLLNVSL; from the coding sequence ATGATCTGTTTAGGGTTATCTCCATCAGGACTCAACGTTGCAGCCATAATCATCTACACATGTATTCTGATACCAGTACGTCAACTGAAGGAGTCTCTGAAGAGCTTATTTGGATTGTTGCCTACCTCATGCACTAACCCACCAATAACGCTTCAGGAGCCTTTCTACGTGGACTTGAACTGTCTAGAACTCGACGACATGAACCACCTCGACTACCATCACCAGACGGACGATCTCCCACTTCCAATGATGAGATTTAGAGAATTGGCGGAGGTTGAGGAAGGAGATGAAGAGGAAAGCTGCAGTGAAGTGTGTTCAGTTTGCCTTGTGGAGTTCCAGAAAGAAGATCAAGTGACAAAACTCTCTAGATGTGGACACGTGTTTCATCTCTGTTGTATCAAGAGCTGGGTCGACCGGAATCGCTTCACTTGCCCTCTCTGTCGATCCTTCTTACTCAACGTTTCTTTATAA